The DNA window ATCGTAGTCGAGAAGAGCAAGGAGCCAATGCTTGGTTCTGAGGTGCTCAGCCTTAATGGGGTTCCAATACACCAGATTTTAAAGAAGGCGGAACGTCTGGTTGGTTATGATAATCAGGTATGGTTCAATCAAAGTATTTCCCAGCTTCTCAACATTGCAGAGTTCTACTCATATCTGGGAATAGCTGAGAATCCTAGTGATCCAATTACGCTTACCATCGATCATCGCACCTGTCAGAATGTTTCTTCATCTTCAATCACACCAATTCCCATTACTGAGTTTTATCAGAATGAGTACGTTACTCTGTATGACAATCCTTCCCGTACGGGTAGTGCACGTGTCTACTATCGAACAGAGTTTCTTGACACACAAGAAGAGATTCTCTTCATCCAATACAATGTCTGTGCTTCAGATCCCGCATATCCGATAAAGGATTTCATTGAGGACTCCCTTGATTTGGTCTCCTCCAAGACGCCCTCCCAAGTTATTTTCGACCTCAGATTTAATGGGGGAGGCGATTCCAGCTTGGCAGAACCCTTGATCGATGGATTAGCAACGCTGCAGAAAATACAGGAATTTTCACTGGACGTATTGATAGGGGAGCGTACATTCTCTTCAGCATTGATGAATGCAGTACAACTCAAGCAGCGATCAAACGCAACACTTGTGGGAACTCCCACGGGAGGGAGCGTGAATCACTTTGGGGAAGTGAAGACCTTCACCCTTCCCAATAGCGGGATTCCCCTGCAGTACTCGACAAAGTTCTTTGTTATGGACAAGTCACACCAGGGTGGTTCCCTGCAACCAGACGTATTGGTTTTTGCCACTGTTGAGGATTTGCTCTCGGGAGTTGATACTGTAGTTCAAACACGTATTAAATGATCCGGAAAGAGCATAGAAGTGTAGAAAATGCTCTTTTTCTGGTCGTCTACGAACATATACTGAGAAGGTTTTTCCTAAATTCAGACAATCTTCCGATAGGATACACAGTCTAATGCTCCTTACACTGCTGATGAAAATCAACAACGAGGAGCATTATTATGCAAAAAAGAACAAAACGAATTATTCCTATCGCAATTATTCTTATCACGTTTCTTCTTGTTATTTCATCCTGTACTCATACAGCAACCATACGTGATCAAGCAGGCAATAGGCTGGAGTTGGAAGTAGATAGCAGGGAACGTGTATCGATCAATGGTACTAAACAGGCCATTTATCTGGCAGGAGTGAAGAGAGACAATCCCATCCTTCTCTGGCTTGATGGAGGACCTGGCGGATCAGAGGTGGGTTGGGTTAGAACCTATCTGGGAGATTTACATAAAGACTTCACTATTGTCTGCTGGGACCAACGTGGAGTTGCCGCAAGCTATGCAGCGGCGAAGAAGGGTATGGAGGTTGAACATTATGTTGAAGATGTCATTGCACTCAGTGAGCTCTTGGCAGAACGATTCGATCAAGAGAAGATCTATTTACTCGGGCACTCATGGGGCGGCTTCCTGGGGTCCCTTGCAGCTGTAGAGCGACCTGATTTATTCCATGCTTTCATTGCTGCCTCCCCACATATCAACTCGACTGAGAACGATACGATCGGATATAAGATGATACTTGAAGGTGCAAAACAACGAGGAGATTCGAAAACAATCAAAATACTTGAGGAAATTGGATTACCTCCTTACGAAAAGATTGATAAAGAGGGCAACCTCGTAGGCGATGGTGATGCCTATTATGCATTGCTCTCACGTCTATACTCCTACAGTCCCAGTGCCCCAAGTGATCAGGGTTTTCGTTCAGAGAAGATGTTCCTTGCACCTGAACACTCAATTTTCTCTAAAATCAATCTGGTCAGAGGGGTGATTCGAGGAACCAAGACAATCTATCCAAAGATTCGGCATCGTAGTCTCGAAGAGGAAGCCAATCGATTCAGAATACCGCTATTTGTCATCAATGCCGCATACGATATGACGTGTGTTTCTAGCATAACAGAGCGCTGGTATGAAGGTGTAAAAGCACCTGAGAAAGAGA is part of the uncultured Sphaerochaeta sp. genome and encodes:
- a CDS encoding alpha/beta hydrolase; translation: MQKRTKRIIPIAIILITFLLVISSCTHTATIRDQAGNRLELEVDSRERVSINGTKQAIYLAGVKRDNPILLWLDGGPGGSEVGWVRTYLGDLHKDFTIVCWDQRGVAASYAAAKKGMEVEHYVEDVIALSELLAERFDQEKIYLLGHSWGGFLGSLAAVERPDLFHAFIAASPHINSTENDTIGYKMILEGAKQRGDSKTIKILEEIGLPPYEKIDKEGNLVGDGDAYYALLSRLYSYSPSAPSDQGFRSEKMFLAPEHSIFSKINLVRGVIRGTKTIYPKIRHRSLEEEANRFRIPLFVINAAYDMTCVSSITERWYEGVKAPEKEMLWLEHSGHNGIYTESEAFTQFMKESVLQVLPE